The Corynebacterium camporealensis genome contains a region encoding:
- a CDS encoding DNA recombination protein RmuC, with protein MTSTLPMLLLFVGLAVGAVLGWLAHAHAAARQQPSEEHRALSESQRRQAELAPLEKAMDRLGAQLQELEEDQATSTATLNNQVQAMLRNSARLTDRTDDLVSALRSPNVRGRWGEVQLERIVELGGMVKHVDFEPQATAYADDQRFRPDLVINLSGGRHIVVDAKVPFSSYLDALETKDPEEHAAYLRRHCNLVRNHVQQLSSKDYITAFSPTPEFVVLFMPADPFLDAALQVDPHLLEFAFERNIVIATPTTLFALLRTVALGWRQEDVSAKAREVQKLGSELYSRLYTLHEHYGKVGNHLEKAVLAYNSTLSSLDARVGVTARRLHEMEIPTRTDKQPEIPQPIDAWPRQAESD; from the coding sequence ATGACTTCTACCTTGCCCATGCTCTTGCTTTTTGTTGGCCTCGCGGTCGGTGCCGTGCTGGGCTGGCTGGCGCATGCTCACGCAGCAGCGCGGCAACAACCCAGTGAGGAGCATCGTGCGTTGAGTGAGTCGCAGCGTCGTCAAGCAGAGCTTGCTCCGCTGGAAAAGGCGATGGACCGCCTGGGCGCCCAGCTTCAGGAATTGGAAGAGGACCAGGCCACGTCCACTGCCACGCTGAACAATCAGGTACAGGCAATGTTGCGAAATTCGGCGCGACTTACTGACCGCACGGATGATTTGGTCTCTGCGTTGCGTTCACCGAATGTGCGCGGACGCTGGGGCGAAGTTCAGTTGGAGCGCATTGTGGAGCTGGGTGGCATGGTCAAACATGTAGATTTTGAACCGCAGGCTACCGCCTATGCCGATGACCAGCGTTTCCGTCCTGACTTAGTAATTAACTTGTCGGGCGGGCGCCACATCGTCGTGGATGCGAAGGTGCCTTTTAGTTCTTACCTCGACGCATTAGAGACCAAGGACCCGGAAGAACATGCTGCTTATCTGCGCCGCCACTGCAATTTGGTGCGCAACCATGTCCAGCAGCTCTCCAGCAAGGACTACATCACCGCGTTTAGCCCCACTCCAGAATTCGTCGTGCTGTTCATGCCGGCCGACCCCTTCTTAGACGCTGCATTACAAGTCGATCCGCACTTGTTGGAGTTCGCATTTGAGCGCAACATCGTCATTGCCACTCCGACCACGCTCTTTGCGCTGCTGCGAACGGTAGCACTGGGCTGGCGCCAAGAAGATGTCTCGGCCAAGGCCCGTGAGGTGCAAAAACTTGGCTCGGAGCTGTACTCCCGGCTGTATACCTTGCATGAGCATTACGGGAAGGTCGGCAATCATTTGGAAAAGGCGGTGCTGGCTTATAACTCCACGTTGTCCTCACTCGATGCCCGCGTGGGCGTGACCGCGCGGCGCCTACACGAGATGGAAATTCCCACCCGTACCGACAAGCAACCGGAGATTCCGCAGCCTATCGATGCCTGGCCACGGCAGGCAGAAAGCGATTAA